One Alicyclobacillus acidoterrestris DNA window includes the following coding sequences:
- a CDS encoding carbon-nitrogen hydrolase family protein, which translates to MSFNIVLAQLESTADKLENLKKAERAVETAKSVHYAEMVVFPEVFMSHFPVGTPHDMIHKDAESSDGPFVAAMRRLAKRHNVWIVFGMRELTDDPSDKRVYNTTVLVSDDGSIVSTYRKTHLYDAFGHKESEHIKPGDALFEPVPTPFGKIGLFVCYELRFPEIARYQAVRGADIIIVPSGWVRGPMKEQHWETLVTTRALENTVFMVACDQVSEFYCGRSMVVDPMGVCMAAGGEEEGLVSCQIDLGRIQTVREKLPSHVHRRPVLYTAMDSLSVHN; encoded by the coding sequence ATGTCTTTTAACATAGTTCTTGCGCAGTTAGAATCAACAGCCGATAAATTAGAGAATTTAAAGAAGGCTGAGCGCGCTGTAGAAACAGCAAAGTCAGTGCATTATGCCGAGATGGTCGTTTTCCCGGAAGTTTTTATGAGTCATTTCCCCGTTGGTACGCCACACGATATGATTCACAAAGATGCAGAGTCTTCGGATGGACCTTTTGTTGCCGCAATGCGGCGGTTAGCCAAGAGACATAATGTATGGATTGTATTCGGCATGCGTGAATTGACCGATGATCCAAGTGATAAACGCGTATACAATACCACAGTTTTGGTTTCGGACGATGGTTCAATTGTAAGCACTTACCGAAAGACTCATCTGTATGATGCATTTGGACATAAAGAATCTGAGCATATAAAGCCCGGAGATGCTTTATTTGAGCCTGTGCCCACACCGTTCGGAAAAATCGGACTATTTGTCTGTTATGAGCTTCGATTCCCGGAGATCGCTCGATACCAGGCTGTGCGTGGTGCTGATATTATTATTGTCCCGTCTGGATGGGTACGCGGACCAATGAAAGAACAGCATTGGGAAACCCTTGTCACGACTCGTGCTCTTGAAAATACCGTTTTTATGGTTGCTTGTGACCAGGTGAGCGAATTCTACTGTGGACGAAGCATGGTTGTCGATCCCATGGGGGTATGTATGGCTGCCGGCGGTGAAGAGGAAGGGCTCGTTTCATGCCAAATTGACTTAGGGCGAATTCAGACTGTCAGGGAAAAGTTGCCCTCCCATGTTCACAGACGGCCAGTATTATATACCGCCATGGATTCTCTGAGTGTCCATAACTAA
- a CDS encoding RraA family protein: MFQVNPRVQGVKSELLELYRDVCTSTIGHLTDFGFLKGIQPLFRPARFIGNAVTVRIPHMDSSAVHKVMDLVQPGDVVVVDMSGDVERSCWGGMVSYAAHVKKVAGVIVAGCVNDVDEIAELGLPVFSFGISPLTTRILGIEGEINTTVSICGVSVHPGDLVVADNDGVFVVNPEAASKYGRIALQKQRQEPETKRKLDAGESIASISGANRFFVNSEQHA; this comes from the coding sequence ATGTTTCAAGTTAATCCAAGAGTACAAGGGGTAAAGTCGGAATTGTTGGAATTGTACCGGGATGTTTGTACGTCGACGATTGGCCACCTTACTGATTTCGGATTTTTAAAAGGGATTCAACCATTGTTTCGTCCGGCTCGATTTATCGGCAATGCCGTTACCGTTCGAATCCCACATATGGATTCCTCTGCGGTTCATAAGGTGATGGATTTGGTTCAACCAGGGGATGTTGTTGTTGTAGACATGTCTGGTGATGTGGAGCGGTCTTGCTGGGGAGGAATGGTGTCATATGCAGCGCATGTAAAAAAGGTGGCCGGTGTGATTGTGGCTGGTTGTGTCAACGATGTTGACGAAATTGCAGAGCTTGGCCTTCCGGTATTTTCGTTCGGCATCAGTCCGCTCACGACACGAATTCTCGGTATAGAGGGTGAGATTAATACTACTGTTAGCATTTGTGGTGTTAGTGTGCATCCGGGGGACTTAGTTGTCGCTGATAATGATGGCGTATTCGTGGTAAATCCAGAGGCTGCATCTAAATACGGTAGGATAGCGCTGCAAAAGCAGAGACAAGAACCGGAAACGAAACGAAAACTCGATGCTGGTGAATCAATCGCTTCGATAAGTGGAGCAAATCGGTTCTTTGTAAATAGTGAACAACACGCATGA